The sequence TgtatctctcagctactgctcccctccatgcttcccaccatgatgataatggaccaaccctctgaaactgtaagcgagccacaattaaacactttttgttttgttttgtttttggagacagggtttctctgtgtagttttggaacctgcCCTggacttgctctatagaccaggctggcctcgaactcacaaagatctgcctgcctctgcctccggagtgctgggattaaaggtgtgtgccaccaagactCAGCTAAGtgcttttttaaataagagttgtcttggtcatgatgtctttttacAGCATTACAGCAGTGACTAAGACAACAACATTggacatttagttttttttttgttgtttgttttgttttgtttttgtctttttttttttttttttttgagacagggtttctctgtgtagctttgcgcctttcctggatctcgctctttagcccaggctggcctagaactcacaaagattcgcctgcctctgcctcctgagtgctgggattaaaggcgtgtgccaccactgccagctttttttttttttttttttagcataatatacttctacacacacaccagttaCTCTCTCCAGTAAAGGACTAGGAAAAGGAAAGTGTAAGAGTCTAGAAAACTGTGTAGTAGTAGTCCCGATGGAATGGGCCAAACagcagctttttgttttgtttctgtttttgtgggacaggtctcactatgtagccctggctgtcaacaactcactgtgtagaccaaactgacctcaaacccacagaaatccacatgccttttcctcccccatgctgaaattaaagacatgcattacCATGCCAGGCAAATTACAGATTTCTACCTGATCATCTATTGGTATAGAACAAAATTCTGGAGCAAAGTAGCAAGTTTCATTTCAGCATGCACCTCCAGTCTGCTGATGGAACAAGTCCATTGTATCTTGGGCCTCCACTTCCAACTGTGTGGGTGAGTGCTTTTCAAATGGGAATCTGACCTGCCTCACTGACAGACATTGTTGTTCCCAATGGGCTTTCATTAGTTTACTAAATGCCTCTACTCTTAAACTGTATGACAGAGCCATACTGCCCCACTACCTTCAAATTAACACGACCACTGTGGTCAGGCTTGACTCCTTCCCTGGGTTTTTCATTGGGGTGGTGAGCATGGGGGAGTCTCCTCAGCTGCTGCTTCACAAAAGAGGTACCAGGTCTGCACCAAAGAAGCACAAAAGCCGCCGAACAATCCAACTTTAAAACCCTTCCATTGCCTCCCAGAGATCTGCTGTGCCCATGTACAGTCGGCCCATGTTCATCAGGGCTGTAGATGACACTCAGCTCAGGTAAAACCAATTAATATCACATGCTTCCATTTTCTGGGTGTCTGACTCTTAGCTTGCTGTAGTTTCTTCACGAATGTTTGTGCCAACATGGTTCCAAGTAAATGACACAATGAAACAAGTAAGACTCACAATGGTACACACagttacagttttaaaaaatagtcaaGATGTTATAGCTTTCAGATTTATCATCTATCagattcttttgtttcttttgctattgctgatttttaaaaatcacttattATTGTTGTGTATGGGTGTCTGGCCcgcatgtctgtgcactatgtgcatgcatcgcccacagtggccagaagagggcattaggtccTGTGGAATGGAGTTACAGTTTGCTGACATGTGGACTCTGGGAGTAGAACTTGGGGACTCAGGAAGTCCCACAGTTGTCTGTACTCAACAGCTGGGTCACCTTTCCAGACCCACTGTGgctggtttttgaaacagggtctcagtatACAGCCccggctggcctagaacccactAACTGGACCACACTGGCAGCAACCACACTGCTTCTTTTTCCTGCTCCTGGGTTTAAAAGGCTTCCGACAGCACAacaacctctccagcccagccccTGTGTTCGGCCAGGGTTGTAATGCAGACACGAATTCTCCCAGTCTATTTGAGTATtcgtttttctctttctttttccttctctttcttctcctcttttgtccctcccctctcctccctctctcattcctcctcttccttcttcttgtttttttgagacagggtttctctgtgtatcagcccaggctgtccttgaactcacagagatccacctgcctctgcctctcatgtgctgggattaaagtctgtgccaccaccgcccagcaattatttgtttttctgtttaaattgttcCATCTTTGGGTAGTAGGAGCCAGTTAGGTTCATTGGTCGTTCTGACATTTGACAACTTCCTTGCATGTCGATATGACAAGATGTTCCACCTAATAAAAGGTCTTTTAGATAGCGAGAAAATTTAGGTAAACAGTATGCTCTGTTTTGACCtttggggtgtgtgggtgtgtatgttttttttttaatttctatttttatcttatcatattgaGACAGTATATCTCAATATACAGTATAATCTGCcacggggggggggagagggagagagggagggagagagagagaaagagagagggaggtcGCCGGGTGATGTTGGCatatgcctctaattccagcactcaggaggcagaggtaggtggatctctgaattcgaggccagcctggtctagagagcaagttctaggatagccagggctgttacccagagaaaccctatctcgaatcCCCTCCCCCTAAAAAAGGAGCAAGTTTCTGGCAACAAGCGCCTGTCACTGCAACTTCCATTTTGCTTCCTGGCATTAGTATAAAAAGAACCTGCTCCTTACTGGCATTTCACCCACCAGGCAGGGGGTTGGCTTTCTTCACCTATGCGAGAACAGAAGGCACTTGGCGGCGAGGTGCGCTTTATTCAAAGGGCCAGAGATCTGAGAACACTGAGGGTTTTAATCCTTAAAAAACCGACTTAACACTCCATGTCAAACTGGCCCGAAGTTTTACAGGGAATGAAACAGTTAATGTTCGGTGCTCAAGCTTTGCCCTTCCCGAAATACTAACTCTGGAAGTGTCGAACGCTTTTAACTCTGCGCTCCTTCAGcactccaccaccaccaaacagCTATTAAAAACACACGCATGCAGAGCAACTCAAGAGACGAGGGCGTGCTGCAGGTTCCTCCTATGACCTAACACAAAGTCCTCCTCACAAGGACAATGAAGCATGCAATACGTTTGCAAGTGAGAAGACTACGGACACGGAAGCGCCTGGGAAAACCTGGCAGATGCACTGTGAAAAATGACAATCACAAACACCCGCCACCAAACCCCAGGGCTACTCTCGGAAAGCGTCGCACCCGCAATTACGTATCCTAGGAGCAAAGTCGCTTAAGATTGGTGACAAGCGCCTGCCGCTGCAACCTCCATTTTGCTTCCTGGCAGAGAATAAAACGGACCTGTGCCCCACTGGCATTTCACCCTTCAGGAGGGCGTCGGTCTCTTCACCTTCGAGAGCACCTGAGTGGTAACCTGGCGGTAAGGAACCAGAGCAGTGCCAAAGCAGGTCACGAAAATCCTCGAACCCGGAATGCCCTCACTCAACATGGCGGCTGAGAGGACATCCGCGCATGCTCGCCCCTCAGTACCCGCCCCCTAGGGGCGGGACCACAGTGGGAGTGGGGCGGAACTCGGCGGCCCTGCCCTAAGTCGGAGTCGCCTTCGGCGTCACCCCGCTCCAGCCCGCGGATAAAGCATGGAGCCAGTGCCTGCGTCCACCGACGGCGGGGACCGGCCCGCGGCCCCCTCGGGCCTGTCGGCTTCTCAGCGTCGAGCGGAGCTGCGGAGGAGAAAGCTGCTCATGAACTCCGAGCAGCGCATCAACCGCATCATGGGCTTTCACAGGCCCGGGAGCGGCGCCGGTGAGAGCCTCGGTTTCCCGTCTCCCGCTCACCCTTTTGAATCTTCAAGATCCTTCTGCCCCCAAGCCCGCAAAGCTTTTGACCCAAAAATGCACTCTAGTAGTAATCTGTCCCCGCCCCCTAGGTGACGAAACCATATTATATTGTCACTTAACCCCAGGAGGTGCCTTattgcttcctattttcttggATCCTCGCCCAGAGATAGTCTCCTCCCTGGCCACAAAGCCTTCGTTCCTGATTCTCCGTGTCCAGTTATCTGTGGACAGCCCTTTTATTCCTTATTCCTCGCCCTTCTTGGAGGCTACATATTTTGTCCCCATACTTCTCATCCCACTGCGCCCCATCTGCTCGAAATGcttttcttcccagttcctcccctcaCGCCTACCTTTTGCCTTTTGCTTTGTAACGCTTGTTACGCACCAGTTTGTCATTCCTTAACTATTGGCTGGGACATCCTTTGTGGATCAGGGTCCCTGTGGTCATATCTTGGTGGTTGTGCTCAGTGCCTTCAACACTGTCACCTAGGATCTTCTAGGAGAGGTGAATATATATGAGTGGACGTTCTTTATAGGTCTTCCTGAAAGAGGTAATGTACCTCCTGAGATTTCCTTTCATTAGCTGAGATTACACCACTCATTTCAATAACTGTATTTACCCTAAAGGAAACTCCTCATCTTTCACGCAAAGTTTGTGTCTAGTATATTGTTTTCTTATTGAATATGACTCTGTGCTTGGCTTCTCTAAGTTCCTACTTGAACGTTTCCTTTAGTAATTGGCTTTTTAGTCATTGGTTGCAAACTTGGTAGAACTCTTGAGATTTCTGTGAGGCGTTAGTGATGTAGTTCTAAACTTCTAGACAATACATATGGATACCATTTCCAGATCGTCTAAAACAGTGCAAGACACATTTTCTGTAGTGATTAATCTGAAGATATTCTTAAAGTATTGGTGTTGGTCTTTCTCAaggtacttttttattttattcttttgctttgcaaattttatcatttttagagTTCTCTCTTTAAAAACCAGAACAGCATCCTAAAAGTGCCTGCTCATGGCTGCCCAAGGATGGCAGCAGTGACTGTAGTACACCACACCCTGTGCTCACAGCACTCTGGACTCAGAAATGGAACTGTAAAATAGAAACCTTACGAGACTGCAATGATTTTTTATCCGTATCAGCTACTGCAAGAAATTGAGCCATATCTCTAGAATATGTGGTCTTTTGGTTTTATCTGTGGAAGAGTAGGTCTTTAGAATATGTGGTCTTTTGGTTTTATCTGTGAGAGAGTAGGTCTTTAGAATATGTGGTCTTTGGGTTTTATCTGTGGAAGAGTAGGTCTTTAGAATATGTGGTCTTTGGGTTTTATCTGTGGAAGAGTTGGTCTCTATTCCTTGCCCCATCCCTTATGATCTTTGCTTGTTTGCTTAGCAGTTGCATTTCCTCCACAGAGTTTGGATACTTTCTTCAGCCAGAATGCCCTTTAAGGGTGGCCTGCTCTAAAGGTGAAGAAGAAAGAACCAATCTTGTTTTCTGCAGTCAGGATTTATTTTGATACAGAgaccaagttctagcagcatatTTTTGAGTATTTATGTTTAAGATGCTTGTGAGCATTGTAATACACaggctttaattttctttttccctcagaagaagaaaatcaatcaAAATCAAAGCCCCAGGACAGTGACAAACTGAACTCCCTCAGCGTTCCTTCCGTTTCAAAGAGGGTGGTGCTCGGCGATTCAGTCAGTGGTGGAACAGCTGGCCAGCCCGGCGCTGTGGCGGAGGTTCAGGGCACTCAGCTGGGAGACAAACTGGACTCACTCATCCAGCCACCAGAGTGTGGTAGTAGTGATGGTGTCGAGCTCCGCCATCGCAGCAGAGGTGACCCTGCAGCAGGTGCGGCCCAGAGGGCGTCGCACCACGGCCTAGAACAGTACCTTTCCAGGTTTGAGGAAGCCATGAAACTGCGCAAACAGCTCATCAGCGAGAAGCCCAGCCAGGAAGATGGAAGTTCAACAGAAGAATTTGACTCTTTCCGAATATTTAGATTGGTGGGGTGTGCTCTTCTTGCTCTCGGCGTCAGAGCTTTCGTTTGCAAATATTTGGTAAGATAAGAGCTGCAAGTTATTAACTAGGAAAATGCAAGTTGAGTTATAAAAGTGGGATTTCTTGCCAGCATTAACAGACCTATGGGGCTAATTGAAAGTGTATTATAaatcctggtttgtttgttttttttcccgagacagggtttctctgtgtagctttgcacctttcctggatctcgctttgtagaccaggctggcctcgaactcacaaagatccgcctgcctctgcctcccgagtgctgggattaaaggtgtgtgctgccgccactaccacctggcataAATCCTGTTCTTTAACCTAGTTAGTGAATGAGAGCCCATTAGTAGTAATTACTAAAATCTGTCTACATACCAGGTACCATTTTAAATGCTTTCctaatattaattcatttaagtTTCGTCTTTATGCATTATATGTTGTTTGAACCCATGAAGGAGTGAAGACTCAGACTAAACCAGGGTCACACAGCAACTGACAGGTGGGGTGAAACCCAGGCAGTTTCATTCCAGAACCGAAAGGCCAGATGCCTAtgtgtactattttatgtgtaattTTCCAAGTAGTTTGAGACATTGAAATATACTTCTTGTGGGCCTGTGTGTAGGTAGTTGTCTACAACCCAGAAGGTGTGTCAGCGTTGTATAATGTAGAAACATTATAGTAACAGTCCATTATGGGATGTAGAAGAGTGCAGAAGACACAGGCCAGAGATCAGTgtcatgatttaaaatttttttcaaaagatttattattaatttatttttgtgttttacctccttgtgtgtatgtacaccatgtgtatgcctagtGTGTactcaggtcagaagagggagtcagattctctggaactggaatcacaggcagttgtgagcccccatgtgggtgctgggaactgaacccaggtgctCTTACCCACCCGGCCGCTGCTCCAGCCTCTGAATGTGTTTGATTTGAAGTGGGTCCATTTAGAAGACTTTTTAAGAATACTTACTATGTACCAGATACACACGTAAAATCTTCAGACAACTAAGATCTACATCATTaggtgaaacattttaaaatctgctttTATGCAGCTAAGTGtagtggtgcccgcctttaatcccggtactagggaggcagaggcaggtggatctctttagtttgaggccagcctggactacagagtgagttccggaacaaccagggccatacagagaaaccctgtctcaaaaaaacaagaaaaaaaaaataggcaaacaaacaaacacctgctTTTATGaggtattttctaaaatataatctGTTCAACAGATTTCATTGTCTCATGCTAACAGCATATGAGCCAAGAGCTGCTCTTTTATCCAAGGGTCTGTGTTGTCGTGCTTTAACAGCTACACCTTTTTTTTACAAATggattggtttattttatgtgtaagagtgttgtgcctgcatgtgtgtctgtgcactttgTGTATACTGGGTTCCTgcagagtcagaagagggtgacacAGCTCCTCTaccagagttacaggtgtttgtaagCCACCACGTGGCTGCCACCACGTGGGCcctgggattgaacccgggtcctctacaagagcagtaagtgctctttccagcccctgtgcctcatttgttttttaagatttatttatttattatgcatacagtactctgcctgcatgtactcctgcaggccaggagagggcactagatctcattacagatgattgtgtgagccaccatgtgggtgctggggattgaactcaggacctctgagagaacagccagtgctcttaacctctgagccatctctccagccccctgtgctTCATTTGTATGTGAAggatttgttgttttggttttatggTTATCTTCACCATCAGATAATCAGTTGTTAGCTTCTTGCCACACAGCACTGTTTGTTCTTTGGCCCCCTTCATAACCTTTTACATCTTAGAAATAATTGTGTAAATTAAGTGCCATTTTGGTCTTCTTCATTTTGTTGAGGATGTCATACTGCCGAACTGTTAAGAATAGTCtgtcagccaggcagtgatggtggaGATGTTATTGCATCTTTAATTCTCTAGGTTTGGTCTGGTACGGTAGTGcagcctttaatgctagcactctgAAGTCTGAGACagtaggatcatgagttcaaggctagcctctaCATAGCGAGTCTCCACATAGTGAAACCgtctcataaaaagaaaataaatgtctgtaCGAGAGAACACATTGGGAGGAGAAGCACCGAAAGAATCACATGACTCGAGGAACGTGTTTTCTAGAGAACGAGACTCTACTTCTCTTAGTCTTCTACAGAAACAAGAATACTTTCAGATGCTGCATTCAATATTTTCCTGTAATGTTTTGCTTGGAATTTATAGCTTTTGTTAAGTTGACTTATGATATCAGTGATTCTATTGgaaatacttaattttattttctgtcttcacaGTCTATATTCGCTCCATTTCTTACTTTGCAACTTGCGTACATGGGACTATACAAATATTTTCCGAAGGTAAATTTAAGTCTTTTCTTAATTAATATTTAGGTTGACTCATGACTAAGTAATTGTTAACAatctaatttatttgtgtgtgcatatacttgtgtgtgtatgtatgacatgtgagtgtggatgtgattttgtgcaagtcagaggacatcttttgggagttggttctctcctagggAACAAACTCACTTTCCAGGCTTTCAAGCAATCCatttacctgctgaactatcttGATGGCTCCTGACTAACTTATTTTAAGAACCTAAgggctgctgggcagtggtggtgcatacctttaatccaggcaggtggatctctgtgagtttgaggccagcttggtctactggtctacaaagtgagttccaggacagccaaggctacacagggaaactgtctcagaagaaaaaaaaaagcacttaagggctgggcagatggctcagtggttaagaacacacactggttcagaggactcaggcttgattcccagcacccacgtcaggtggttcacaattgcctgtaatgccagctacAGTGGGATCCAACTCCTCTGGCcactgtgggtacctgcacttaTATGCACAAacctatacacagacacatatacataattaaaaaataaaaattaattttttgtttgttttttcgagacagggtttctctgtgtagctttggtgcctgtcctggatctcactctgtagcccaggctggcctccaacttacagagatccacctgcctctgcctcc is a genomic window of Peromyscus maniculatus bairdii isolate BWxNUB_F1_BW_parent chromosome 5, HU_Pman_BW_mat_3.1, whole genome shotgun sequence containing:
- the Camlg gene encoding guided entry of tail-anchored proteins factor CAMLG produces the protein MEPVPASTDGGDRPAAPSGLSASQRRAELRRRKLLMNSEQRINRIMGFHRPGSGAEEENQSKSKPQDSDKLNSLSVPSVSKRVVLGDSVSGGTAGQPGAVAEVQGTQLGDKLDSLIQPPECGSSDGVELRHRSRGDPAAGAAQRASHHGLEQYLSRFEEAMKLRKQLISEKPSQEDGSSTEEFDSFRIFRLVGCALLALGVRAFVCKYLSIFAPFLTLQLAYMGLYKYFPKGEKKIKTTVLTAALLLSGIPAEVINRSMDTYSKMGEVFTDLCVYFFTFIFCHELIDYWGSEVP